The Arachis hypogaea cultivar Tifrunner chromosome 14, arahy.Tifrunner.gnm2.J5K5, whole genome shotgun sequence genome has a segment encoding these proteins:
- the LOC112742914 gene encoding uncharacterized protein — MAPRPFAQWGVDLLGPFPPRPGQVKYLIVAIDYYTKWVEAEPLASISSANCQNFMWRQVVTRFGIPEIVISDNGTQFTDKKFKEFLSGLRIKQKTSPQSSTGKTPFRLTYGVDAVIPVEIGEPSPRLLLEGGNEAVEKDLIDETRQMAHLTETEIKQRIALRYNGKVLKRSLKEGDLVLGRNDIGLPTPGEGKLAANWEGPYRVREVLSKGAYKLERLDGSEVPRTWNMANLKSVTAAYENLREQVRIIAPEADLTLFILENIVRDGKVVPDDEEEDDVDPPPVASTKVSTSAVSAEVGPPASDPDCQILNRDDGTVDAVPLQTRPPSPQPDAAKKSSDP; from the exons ATGGCGCCCCGACCTTTTgcccaatggggagtcgacctatTAGGGCCATTTCCACCTAGGCCTGGACAAGTAAAATACTTGATAGTAGCcatagactactacaccaaatgggtggaagcggaACCACTAGCTAGCATATCTTCAGCAAATTGCCAAAATTTCATGTGGAGGCAAGTAGTCACCAGGTTCGGAATCCCAGAAATCGTCATATCGGATAATGGGACACAAttcactgacaagaagttcaAAGAATTCCTATCAGGACTACGAATCAAGCAAAA AACCTCCCCCCAATCATCTACCGGCAAAACACCCTTCCGACTCACATACGGGGTCGACGCAGTCATCCCAGTCGAAATCGGAGAGCCAAGTCCAAGGTTACTCCTCGAAGGGGGAAACGAGGCAGTCGAAAAAGATCTGATTGATGAAACAAGACAAATGGCACATCTAACAGAGACAGAAATCAAGCAAAGGATAGCCCTAAGGTACAATGGCAAAGTGCTGAAAAGAAGTCTCAAAGAAGGCGACTTAGTCTTAGGACGCAACGACATAGGGTTGCCAACCCCAGGAGAAGGCAAATTGGCCGCGAACTGGGAAGGCCCTTACAGGGTAAGAGAAGTCCTCAGCAAGGGCGCCTACAAGTTGGAGAGGTTGGATGGAAGCGAGGTACCGAGAACATGGAACATGGCAAACTTAAAGAG tgtaactgctgcctatgagaacttGAGGGAACAAGTTcggattattgctcccgaggccgacctgaccctcttTATCTTGGAGAACattgtcagagatggcaaggttgtccctgatgacgaggaagAGGATGATGTCGATCCTCCCCCTGTAGCCTCTACCAAGGTGTCGACCTCTGCTGTCTCTGCCGAGGTTGGTCCTCCCGCTTCTGACCCCGACTGccagatcttgaaccgggatgacggTACTGTAGATGCCGTTCCTCTCCAGACTCGGCCTCCGTCTCCTCAGCCTGATGCTGCTAAAAAATCTTCTGACCCTTAG